One region of Acanthopagrus latus isolate v.2019 chromosome 24, fAcaLat1.1, whole genome shotgun sequence genomic DNA includes:
- the LOC119015603 gene encoding uncharacterized protein LOC119015603 produces the protein MLLETHTLNTLSHCIDFNLLIADVKQLLVKTIGSKPDVTPVCSNETQNPIMLIVCKFRTERSKEECRLLYRDNLVNECDSRFRLVTENQTVFLHLNSLKPEDGGNYTCQCSRSYGTSSLHLNVTVEADEDPSSNTNMPYLYVVIGVFAFIVTGVIVGVIHRKTHHGRRAEPLHDRPNTEPGITEPYMTYIQRENELYAASVHSYTSANNSNMFP, from the exons atgttattggAAACacatacattaaatacattgtcgcactgtattgattttaatttattgattgCAGATGTTAAGCAGCTCCTTGTGAAAACAATTGGGAGCAAACCAGACGTCACTCCAGTGTGCAGCAATGAAACACAGAATCCCATCATGCTTATAGTTTGTAAGTTCAGAACAGAGAGAAGCAAAGAAGAATGTCGTCTGCTGTATCGAGACAACTTGGTGAACGAATGTGACTCCAGATTCAGACTTGTGACAGAGAATCAgactgtgtttctccacctgaACAGTTTAAAACCAGAGGATGGTGGAAACTACACCTGTCAGTGTTCACGTTCTTATGGAACATCTAGCCTCCATCTGAATGTCACTGTGGAAG CGGATGAAGAccccagcagcaacacaaatatGCCTTACTTGTACGTTGTAATTGGTGTGTTTGCGTTCATCGTAACCGGAGTTATCGTTGGAGTCATCCACAGAAAAACTCATCATGG GAGACGAGCAGAGCCGCTGCACGATCGTCCAAACACG gaACCAGGAATCACTGAGCCGTACATGACCTACATTCAGAGGGAGAATGAGCTTTATGCTGCCAGTGTGCACAGTTACACCAGTGCTAATAATTCAAACATGTTCCCTTAA